The following are from one region of the Salvia hispanica cultivar TCC Black 2014 chromosome 1, UniMelb_Shisp_WGS_1.0, whole genome shotgun sequence genome:
- the LOC125202693 gene encoding quinone oxidoreductase PIG3-like, translating to MKAIVITEAGGPEVLQLQQVDAPKIKDNEVLIRVAATALNRADTLQRLGRYPPPKGESEFPGLECSGIVEAVGKDVHRWKIGDQVCALVAGGGYAEKVAVPAGQVLPVPPNISLQDAASFPEVACTVWSTVFMMSHLSQGETFLIHGGSSGIGTFAIQLAKHLGVKVFVTAGSEEKLAACKELGADVCINYKTEDFVSRVKEETAGKGVDVILDNIGALYLQRNLESLNIDGRLFIIGFMGGTTTEINLASLLSKRLTVQAAGLRNRSLENKAAIVNEVEKHVWPAIAEGKIKPVVYKRLPLEEAAEGHRIMESSKHIGKIILLVP from the exons ATGAAGGCGATAGTGATCACAGAAGCAGGCGGCCCCGAAGTCCTTCAATTGCAACAAGTGGATGCCCCCAAAATCAAAGACAACGAGGTTTTGATCAGAGTTGCCGCCACCGCTCTCAACAGAGCCGACACACTTCAGCGCCTGGGCAGGTACCCTCCCCCTAAGGGCGAGAGCGAGTTTCCCGGCCTTGAATGCTCCGGTATCGTTGAAGCCGTCGGCAAAGATGTCCACCGCTGGAAAATCGGCGATCAG GTGTGTGCTCTTGTTGCTGGAGGGGGATACGCCGAGAAGGTTGCTGTTCCTGCTGGCCAAGTTCTTCCTGTTCCGCCTAATATTTCGTTGCAAGACGCAGCTAGTTTTCCGGAGGTAGCATGCACGGTGTGGTCCACCGTGTTTATGATGAGCCACCTGTCACAAGGGGAAACCTTCCTG ATACATGGGGGCTCCAGTGGCATCGGCACATTTGCTATTCAATTGGCTAAGCACCTTGGAGTCAAGGTTTTCGTCACTGCAG GAAGTGAAGAAAAATTAGCTGCTTGCAAGGAACTCGGAGCTGATGTCTGCATAAATTACAAGACTGAGGATTTTGTTTCACGTGTTAAGGAAGAAACTGCAGGGAAAG GTGTGGATGTCATCTTAGATAACATTGGCGCCTTATACTTGCAACGAAACCTTGAAAGCCTAAACATCGATGGGAGGCTTTTTATAATAGGTTTTATGGGTGGAACAACCACCGAAATCAACCTTGCCAGTTTGCTATCAAAGCGCCTTACAGTGCAGG CTGCCGGTCTGCGAAATAGGAGCCTAGAGAACAAAGCCGCGATTGTAAATGAGGTCGAGAAACATGTGTGGCCAGCAATAGCTGAAGGCAAGATTAAACCAGTGGTTTATAAGCGTCTTCCACTAGAAGAAGCCGCAGAAGGTCACCGGATCATGGAAAGCAGCAAGCATATCGGAAAAATTATCCTGCTTGTTCCATGA